A DNA window from Fervidobacterium sp. contains the following coding sequences:
- a CDS encoding ABC transporter ATP-binding protein/permease, producing the protein MKDFKMLLRYFRGYTTQYVFAIIFTAFSIVFSRLVPVIVKFTIDNVIGGKVPNSGFWLYVYNLFGGKDYLVENLWVIGIVLLIFSFFNGLFSFLREKLAGQTSESIAENLRDDLYNVILKAKYDFYSNFQSGDVIQRCTSDVETVRRFLYVDAISVWRIVFMVIFVLYVMINLNLKMTIISSAVIPMLTGTAFWFFLMVKKHFEKVDEAEASVTAVVQENITGVRVVKAFTREDYEIQKFIKKNSEYRELDLKLLALFAKFWTISDFLALTQFALVVVLGSYYAIKEEITIGTLVAFTTYVGMLLWPVRELGIILSNFGKVRVSLKRINEILSYELEDLFCDSEFELKGDIEFKDVWFGYNPERPVLKGVSFEIKKGETVAFFGGTGSGKSTIISLLMRLYEPNSGKIMIDGKEMNLIPKVVLRRNIGLVPQEAFLFSKTVKENISVTNPEASHEEIVSSAISAAVHDDIMQLEKGYDTLVGEKGVTLSGGQRQRVTIARTFLREYPILIFDDSMSAVDTDTERQIIQAIKQRSKNATTIIVSHRISSIKEADKIIVLENGIITNIGRHEELVNQPGLYQKVWKIESLLKNFKE; encoded by the coding sequence ATGAAAGATTTTAAAATGTTGCTTAGGTATTTTAGAGGCTACACGACTCAGTACGTGTTTGCCATTATTTTCACGGCGTTTTCTATAGTTTTTTCTCGGCTTGTACCTGTTATTGTCAAATTCACGATAGATAATGTCATAGGGGGGAAAGTCCCTAATTCAGGTTTTTGGTTGTACGTTTATAATCTATTTGGTGGAAAGGATTATCTGGTGGAGAATTTATGGGTAATTGGGATAGTATTGTTAATATTTTCATTTTTCAACGGTTTGTTTTCGTTTTTACGAGAAAAGCTTGCAGGACAAACTTCAGAAAGTATCGCCGAAAATCTCCGCGATGACCTTTACAATGTAATACTTAAAGCAAAATACGATTTTTATTCCAATTTTCAATCCGGTGATGTTATACAACGCTGCACTTCAGATGTTGAAACTGTAAGAAGATTTCTTTACGTTGATGCAATTAGTGTGTGGCGTATAGTTTTTATGGTCATTTTTGTGTTGTATGTGATGATAAATTTAAATTTAAAGATGACTATAATCTCTTCTGCTGTTATTCCAATGCTTACTGGAACCGCATTTTGGTTTTTTCTTATGGTGAAAAAACATTTTGAAAAGGTTGACGAAGCAGAAGCATCTGTAACGGCTGTCGTTCAAGAAAATATAACTGGTGTTCGAGTTGTTAAGGCGTTTACGAGAGAAGATTACGAAATCCAAAAATTTATTAAAAAGAACTCAGAATACAGGGAACTGGATCTGAAATTGCTCGCACTTTTTGCTAAATTTTGGACAATTTCTGACTTTCTTGCACTCACTCAATTTGCACTTGTTGTTGTGCTTGGAAGTTACTATGCTATAAAAGAAGAAATAACCATAGGTACTCTTGTGGCTTTTACAACGTATGTTGGAATGTTGCTGTGGCCTGTAAGGGAACTTGGAATAATACTTTCCAATTTTGGTAAGGTACGTGTTTCACTAAAGCGAATAAACGAGATACTTTCGTACGAACTTGAGGACCTATTTTGTGATTCTGAGTTTGAATTAAAAGGTGATATAGAATTTAAAGATGTGTGGTTTGGTTATAATCCAGAACGTCCTGTCTTAAAAGGTGTATCTTTTGAGATAAAAAAAGGAGAGACTGTCGCATTCTTTGGAGGTACAGGTTCTGGAAAATCAACAATAATTTCATTACTTATGAGATTATATGAACCTAATTCTGGGAAGATTATGATCGATGGGAAAGAAATGAATTTGATACCGAAGGTTGTTCTAAGAAGAAATATTGGTTTAGTACCCCAAGAAGCTTTTCTATTTTCGAAAACTGTTAAGGAAAATATTTCTGTAACTAATCCTGAAGCATCGCATGAAGAAATCGTTTCCAGTGCTATTAGCGCTGCTGTTCATGATGATATCATGCAGCTTGAAAAGGGGTATGATACCCTGGTCGGAGAAAAGGGTGTAACACTTTCCGGAGGTCAACGACAAAGGGTTACAATCGCCAGAACATTTTTGAGAGAGTATCCTATCTTGATATTTGATGATTCTATGAGTGCAGTGGACACGGATACGGAAAGACAAATAATTCAAGCTATAAAACAACGTAGCAAAAACGCAACGACCATCATAGTTTCACATAGGATTTCAAGCATAAAAGAGGCAGATAAAATTATTGTACTTGAAAATGGCATAATAACGAACATAGGAAGACATGAGGAGTTAGTAAACCAACCTGGACTTTATCAAAAAGTTTGGAAAATTGAAAGTTTGCTAAAAAATTTCAAGGAGTGA